A region from the Salvia splendens isolate huo1 chromosome 15, SspV2, whole genome shotgun sequence genome encodes:
- the LOC121769559 gene encoding uncharacterized protein LOC121769559 codes for MDLNFDKYCLLDGSPTTVLPVPRPRSCVVSRKPSGKPGFGNETPSLTGEFETDFGDCYSGSCRDVLFQGISREGGEVLKRESVYQSSRKTSLVQERGAAVGRKKIEFSPRTASAFPIGIIDSLCSSDEESSVMSFLEQSTASGYGNGAYDDSAITLEFDTAATEEASSLQAKDLSFSLHRSLSARFGSPRSPANTGRDSSRSSSSSRGRFSHVKNMLDPFVKSMSRRSPLSNYNDLHGELTSGRSTLSGILEKPHHVEHNHQYEEKENHNSAPQCSPAHLHGLLKTGSKHGTPFFQFSVKSPEDVYVAKIWKVGNASTWVYTFHMLPNKRKRGTSGWGLKECNRESSMVGWMHVTCRLHTEFEGAGESNDSMMTEFVLYDVLHSRKSTGCTGQFVSSAAATLPPELEIAAIVMQVPLEKRESLKFKSGDKKIDATSPNLLDHCRLGKAKEGVSDTSSPGNLHVVIPAGNHSLPANGSCGPSPLLDRWRLGGGCDCGGWDMTCPLSVFTNKIAEEHQTELFVQGRKDNTPAFSMKVIEGGKYAVGFHAQLSSLQAFSICVATLHATEASPSGRERREPTLECDVLKVSTEEEIKSMVDAIAELEKSKVKKMEQVVPSFVLNPPFSPIARV; via the exons ATGGACTTAAACTTCGACAAGTACTGTCTTCTAGATGGTAGTCCCACAACCGTGCTACCAGTTCCTAGGCCTCGTTCGTGTGTGGTGAGTAGAAAACCAAGTGGAAAGCCCGGATTTGGAAATGAGACACCAAGCCTCACTGGAGAGTTTGAGACTGATTTTGGTGACTGCTATAGTGGGTCCTGTAGAGATGTCCTGTTCCAGGGAATTAGTCGAGAAGGTGGTGAAGTACTGAAGAGAGAATCGGTGTATCAGAGTTCCAGAAAGACTAGTCTGGTTCAGGAAAGGGGTGCTGCTGTTGGGAGGAAGAAGATTGAGTTCTCTCCACGAACTGCATCCGCATTCCCAATAGGAATCATTGATTCATTGTGCAGTTCGGATGAAGAGAGCTCTGTGATGTCTTTCTTAGAACAAAGTACGGCTTCTGGTTATGGAAATGGCGCATATGATGATTCTGCCATCACTCTGGAGTTCGACACTGCTGCTACTGAAGAAGCTAGTAGTCTTCAAGCAAAAGATCTATCTTTCAGTTTGCACAGGTCGTTATCTGCAAGATTTGGTTCGCCCCGTTCACCTGCCAATACGGGGCGTGATAGCTCAAGATCCAGCAGCAGTTCGAGGGGCAGGTTTAGTCACGTTAAGAATATGCTCGACCCTTTTGTTAAGTCCATGTCTCGCAGAAGTCCATTGAGTAATTACAATGACTTACATGGAGAATTAACGAGTGGTAGATCGACGTTGAGTGGCATATTAGAGAAGCCACACCATGTTGAACACAATCATCAATATGAGGAGAAAGAAAACCATAATTCAGCCCCCCAGTGTTCTCCAGCACACCTACACGGCCTTCTTAAGACGGGAAGTAAGCACGGAACGCCCTTTTTCCAGTTTTCAGTTAAGTCGCCCGAAGATGTTTATGTGGCAAAGATATGGAAAGTTGGAAATGCTTCAACTTGGGTTTACACGTTTCATATGCTTCCTAATAAAAGAAAACGTGGTACTAGTGGATGGGGGCTTAAAGAATGCAACAGAGAATCATCTATGGTTGGATGGATGCATGTTACATGTCGCCTGCATACAGAGTTTGAAGGTGCAGGGGAGTCGAACGATTCCATGATGACAGAGTTTGTGTTATACGATGTTTTACATTCAAGGAAAAGCACTGGTTGCACTGGTCAATTTGTGTCATCTGCAGCAGCTACATTACCCCCTGAGCTAGAAATTGCAGCCATTGTTATGCAGGTCCCATTGGAGAAGAGAGAGAGCCTCAAATTTAAGAGTGGAGATAAGAAGATTGATGCGACGTCTCCTAACTTGCTAGATCACTGTCGGCTTGGAAAAGCAAAAGAAGGCGTTTCTGATACTTCAAGTCCGGGAAATCTGCATGTTGTGATACCAGCTGGAAACCACAGTTTGCCTGCCAATGGAAGCTGTGGCCCTTCACCATTACTCGATAGATGGAGGTTGGGTGGTGGATGTGACTGTGGTGGCTGGGACATGACCTGCCCTCTCAGTGTTTTCACAAACAAGATTGCTGAGGAGCATCAGACTGAGCTCTTTGTTCAG GGAAGAAAAGACAATACACCGGCATTTTCCATGAAGGTGATCGAGGGTGGGAAATACGCAGTCGGTTTTCATGCTCAATTATCATCCCTGCAAGCATTCTCCATCTGTGTTGCCACTCTGCATGCTACTGAGGCCTCCCCCTCTGGGCGGGAGAGGAGAGAACCGACACTTGAATGTGATGTACTCAAGGTATCCACCGAGGAGGAAATCAAGAGCATGGTAGATGCAATAGCAGAGCTAGAGAAGTCCAAAGTCAAGAAGATGGAACAAGTTGTGCCATCTTTTGTACTCAACCCACCATTCTCTCCAATAGCTCGAGTGTAG
- the LOC121766738 gene encoding probable aquaporin PIP-type pTOM75: MAESKEEDVQVGVNKFRERQPLGTAAQSDKEAPPAPLFEAGELKSWALLGHINPAVTFGMLLVRKVSLLYMVMQCVGAGVVKVFMKGPLKGGANFILAPLPIGFAVFLVHLATIPITGTGINPARSLGITHGMTT; the protein is encoded by the exons ATGGCTGAGAGCAAGGAGGAGGATGTTCAGGTTGGAGTAAACAAGTTCAGAGAGAGGCAGCCGCTGGGCACCGCCGCTCAGTCAGACAAGGAGGCGCCGCCGGCTCCTCTGTTCGAAGCCGGAGAGCTCAAATCTTG GGCATTGCTTGGGCACATCAATCCGGCTGTGACGTTTGGAATGTTGTTGGTGAGGAAGGTGTCGTTGTTGTACATGGTGATGCAGTGTGTTGGAGCTGGGGTGGTGAAGGTTTTCATGAAGGGGCCACTCAAAGGAGGTGCCAACTTC ATTTTGGCTCCTCTCCCCATCGGATTCGCTGTTTTCCTCGTTCATTTGGCAACCATCCCCATCACTGGAACCGGCATCAACCCTGCCCGGAGCCTTGGGATCACGCATGGGATGACCACGTAA
- the LOC121768942 gene encoding short-chain dehydrogenase TIC 32, chloroplastic-like isoform X2 codes for MAVRNVESGKKVKETILKESPKAKIEVMELDLSSLASVRKFASEYNSLGLPLNLLINNAGVMATPFMLSQDNIEMQFATNHLGHFLLTNLLLENMKKTANESGKEGRIVIVSSEAHRYTYREGIRFDKINDSSSYNSMLAYGQSKLANVLHANELTRLFQEEGVKITANSLHPGAIATNLLRHHGIIEGLVNWVGKYFIKNIPQGAATTCYVALHPEVEGVSGKYFLNSNVGQPSNLSSDIQLAKKLWDFSLKMANS; via the exons ATGGCAGTGCGTAATGTGGAGAGCGGTAAAAAGGTCAAAGAAACAATACTCAAAGAGTCCCCTAAAGCTAAGATTGAGGTTATGGAGCTCGATCTTTCCTCTTTGGCATCCGTTAGGAAATTTGCATCCGAATATAACTCTTTGGGGCTTCCCTTAAACCTCCTCAT TAACAATGCAGGGGTTATGGCTACACCCTTCATGCTTTCACAAGACAATATTGAAATGCAATTTGCAACTAACCATCTAG GTCATTTTCTGTTAACAAATCTTCTACtggaaaatatgaaaaagacTGCAAATGAAAGTGGGAAAGAAGGAAGAATTGTCATTGTTTCATCAGAGGCCCATCGGTATACGTATCGTGAAGGCATCCGCTTTGACAAGATCAATGATAGTTCAAG TTACAATAGCATGTTGGCATATGGACAGTCCAAGCTGGCTAATGTATTGCACGCTAATGAACTTACAAGGCTGTTTCAG GAAGAAGGGGTTAAAATAACTGCCAATTCACTCCATCCAGGAGCAATCGCAACCAACCTTCTGCGGCATCATGGCATCATCGAGG GCCTAGTTAACTGGGTTGGTAAGTACttcatcaaaaacattcctcAG GGAGCAGCCACTACGTGCTATGTAGCTTTGCATCCAGAGGTTGAAGGCGTGAGTGGTAAGTACTTTTTAAACAGCAACGTTGGCCAACCGTCAAATCTTTCTTCAGATATTCAGCTGGCTAAGAAATTGTGGGACTTCAGCTTGAAAATGGCGAACTCTTAA
- the LOC121768942 gene encoding short-chain dehydrogenase TIC 32, chloroplastic-like isoform X1 produces MWIFGRRGPSGFSACSTAQDVTQGIDGSSLSAIVTGASSGIGQETARVLALRGVDVIMAVRNVESGKKVKETILKESPKAKIEVMELDLSSLASVRKFASEYNSLGLPLNLLINNAGVMATPFMLSQDNIEMQFATNHLGHFLLTNLLLENMKKTANESGKEGRIVIVSSEAHRYTYREGIRFDKINDSSSYNSMLAYGQSKLANVLHANELTRLFQEEGVKITANSLHPGAIATNLLRHHGIIEGLVNWVGKYFIKNIPQGAATTCYVALHPEVEGVSGKYFLNSNVGQPSNLSSDIQLAKKLWDFSLKMANS; encoded by the exons ATGTGGATTTTCGGAAGGAGAGGGCCGTCAGGATTTTCAGCCTGCTCTACTGCACAGGATGTTACTCAAGGAATTGATGGCTCTTCCCTCTCCGCTATTGTTACTG GAGCATCAAGTGGCATTGGACAAGAAACCGCTAGAGTCCTGGCATTACGTGGTGTTGATGTAATTATGGCAGTGCGTAATGTGGAGAGCGGTAAAAAGGTCAAAGAAACAATACTCAAAGAGTCCCCTAAAGCTAAGATTGAGGTTATGGAGCTCGATCTTTCCTCTTTGGCATCCGTTAGGAAATTTGCATCCGAATATAACTCTTTGGGGCTTCCCTTAAACCTCCTCAT TAACAATGCAGGGGTTATGGCTACACCCTTCATGCTTTCACAAGACAATATTGAAATGCAATTTGCAACTAACCATCTAG GTCATTTTCTGTTAACAAATCTTCTACtggaaaatatgaaaaagacTGCAAATGAAAGTGGGAAAGAAGGAAGAATTGTCATTGTTTCATCAGAGGCCCATCGGTATACGTATCGTGAAGGCATCCGCTTTGACAAGATCAATGATAGTTCAAG TTACAATAGCATGTTGGCATATGGACAGTCCAAGCTGGCTAATGTATTGCACGCTAATGAACTTACAAGGCTGTTTCAG GAAGAAGGGGTTAAAATAACTGCCAATTCACTCCATCCAGGAGCAATCGCAACCAACCTTCTGCGGCATCATGGCATCATCGAGG GCCTAGTTAACTGGGTTGGTAAGTACttcatcaaaaacattcctcAG GGAGCAGCCACTACGTGCTATGTAGCTTTGCATCCAGAGGTTGAAGGCGTGAGTGGTAAGTACTTTTTAAACAGCAACGTTGGCCAACCGTCAAATCTTTCTTCAGATATTCAGCTGGCTAAGAAATTGTGGGACTTCAGCTTGAAAATGGCGAACTCTTAA
- the LOC121768796 gene encoding uncharacterized protein LOC121768796: MATRSEEEEKEKEVRSTSEFKCMHPLYYVLDSQNGCFSSEMMAPRTSFDEECRKIQYEAEFATSSRANASGRSLRGLTQEEDAHILQQRNKDRTDSHLIDHLMESGHKSATKVHPRAYESCLCHSDDSTNSIHKRPAAQVGARFEPKPFSNALAVLSSDKDLLVVEFFPETYCLPKNCIKDLQTEKQTVTFKAEIQKTQHSGRFACHCSSREVGDRSRLNRSLVSLSVGEIKRKLKLTFGSRRRKGSEHWPRFRLLHNRSIFGYDCFYSGVETRNRLSSNTNAKAKKNVVKKEGLLKGERKFLAAGEAETARTKIDVSRDVLSEKHGVDASATTRLQNPWRVMSSLDMESCFSPRRESQYIPGSAQASLISPSRQSIYMSPMRTCKDIAPCDGTAGSVRAEANSSLVDEEARITPSPNIKFIDTPNTVGSGNVHHSEAQHDAMINNAKRAEKLKLMHSIMDSISENKTFSNAADDFPSSPTCDIRDNNKYQEEYESPVSVLGHFFAEDSSSPWNVTFQSARGALKPRRLHFEGHKSASPSQATATGSGPCMHDQDYTITNYVLMILKASGLNWDQLSAMRLQSEHLLHPSLFGQAQYLGFAPHFDTRLLFDHINEVLLETQRSHLLSPYWPAFAKPRICCFPLEEAVVDEIMRDAEFYLLPWTQRRTLEQLIAKDLSGARSWPDVRPETEQIIHHISDYILVESIIDVIFELHS, from the exons ATGGCAACAAgaagtgaagaagaagaaaaagaaaaagaagtaaGAAGCACAAGTGAATTCAAGTGTATGCATCCATTGTATTATGTTCTTGACTCCCAAAATGGCTGCTTCTCTTCTGAGATGATGG CTCCTCGAACAAGCTTTGACGAAGAATGTCGAAAAATTCAA TATGAAGCGGAATTCGCAACGAGTAGTAGAGCTAATGCTAGTGGTAGAAGTTTGAGGGGTCTAACTCAAGAAGAAGATGCACACATTCTGCAGCAGAGAAACAAAGACAGAACTGATTCTCATCTCATTGATCATCTGATGGAGAGTGGTCACAAGTCAGCAACGAAGGTTCACCCGAGAGCTTATGAGTCGTGCTTGTGTCACTCGGATGATTCAACGAACTCAATCCACAAACGCCCTGCTGCACAAGTTGGGGCGAGATTCGAGCCAAAACCTTTCTCTAATGCATTGGCAGTTCTAAGTTCGGACAAGGACTTGCTCGTTGTGGAATTCTTTCCTGAGACATACTGTCTTCCTAAGAATTGCATCAAGGATCTTCAGACTGAGAAACAAACAGTAACCTTCAAGGCTGAAATTCAAAAGACACAGCATTCAGGAAGATTCGCGTGTCACTGCTCATCGAGGGAGGTTGGTGATAGATCGAGGTTGAACAGGAGCCTCGTGTCTCTCTCTGTGGGAGAAATAAAGAGGAAACTGAAGCTTACATTTGGAAGCAGAAGAAGAAAAGGTTCAGAACATTGGCCTAGGTTTAGACTTCTCCACAACAGATCAATTTTTGGATATGACTGCTTTTATAGTGGAGTAGAAACTAGGAATCGTTTGAGTTCTAACACTAATGCAAAGGCAAAGAAAAATGTGGTCAAGAAAGAAGGCCTCCTGAAGGGGGAAAGGAAGTTTCTCGCGGCTGGAGAAGCTGAAACTGCACGCACGAAAATAGATGTCTCAAGAGATGTGCTGTCTGAGAAACATGGAGTTGATGCTTCTGCAACAACTAGGTTACAAAATCCATGGAGGGTTATGTCTTCACTAGATATGGAGTCGTGTTTTAGCCCGAGAAGGGAAAGCCAGTACATTCCTGGCTCTGCACAAGCGAGTTTGATCAGTCCTTCCAGACAGAGCATTTACATGAGTCCGATGAGAACGTGCAAAGACATTGCACCATGTGATGGCACGGCGGGTAGTGTGAGGGCAGAGGCGAACTCCTCTCTCGTTGACGAAGAAGCAAGGATCACTCCATCTCCAAACATCAAGTTCATTG ATACGCCTAACACTGTAGGTTCAGGAAACGTTCATCATTCAGAAGCACAACATGATGCAATGATCAACAATGCCAAAAGAGCTGAAAAACTCAAGTTAATGCATTCCATAATG GATtcaatatcagagaataagacATTTTCAAATGCAGCTGATGATTTTCCATCTAGTCCCACATGTGACATACGTGACAACAACAAATATCAAGAAGAATATGAAAGCCCTGTTTCGGTCCTTGGCCACTTCTTCGCAGAAGACTCCAGCAGTCCATGGAACGTGACATTTCAATCCG CGCGTGGAGCCCTAAAACCACGTCGCCTTCACTTCGAGGGGCACAAATCAGCATCACCCTCACAAGCCACAGCAACAGGGTCCGGACCGTGTATGCACGATCAAGACTACACTATCACCAACTACGTACTTATGATTCTCAAAGCTTCTGGTCTAAACTGGGATCAGCTATCAGCAATGAGGCTGCAGTCTGAACATCTGCTTCATCCGTCCTTGTTCGGTCAAGCCCAGTATCTGGGGTTCGCCCCTCACTTCGACACAAGACTTCTCTTTGATCACATCAATGAAGTCCTGCTCGAAACGCAGCGATCCCACTTGTTATCTCCATATTGGCCAGCATTTGCAAAGCCAAGAATCTGTTGTTTTCCACTGGAAGAAGCCGTGGTTGATGAGATCATGAGAGATGCTGAGTTCTATCTGCTTCCTTGGACACAGAGAAGGACCTTGGAACAGCTTATAGCCAAAGATTTATCGGGCGCTCGATCATGGCCCGATGTTCGGCCCGAAACAGAGCAAATCATCCATCACATCTCAGACTATATTCTGGTGGAATCAATTATTGATGTAATATTTGAGCTTCATTCTTGA
- the LOC121768797 gene encoding transcription factor EGL1-like gives MAATADQKGFPDNLGKQLALAVRSTQWSYAIFWSFSAKQSGALGWTEGYYNGDIKTRKTVQAVELNSDPLGLQRTDQLRELFESLSLGESSPQPKRPTAALSPEDLTDTEWYFLVCMSFVFNVGQGLPGRSYAENETIWLRNAHLADTKLFSRSLLAKSASLQTVVCFPHLGGVVELGTTELVREDRSLIQHIKTSFLGSSSDTVINPSQDLVYQVLDQSNIPENNLDEVEVYSPDTRSDEFADNVLIGGSSLADGADGEASQLQSWQCKDTAVGNGTNNATSSSDSVSQSHGNPEEKVREFEGKKASTANCVPVSEESNRQTSPNFNGGVGGGDVHYQSVLSSLLKSSHQLILGPYRNGLKESSFISWKDRKSTPWLSQSTSPQRLLKQVVFGVARMHENAKIESAKNKDMCVDHSGQQEGEEVDRNHVLSERKRREKISERFTILGSLVPSGGKADKVSVLDHTIEYLRELERKVQDLEAYKEAMERESTTQSKAHDAMERTSDNYGNSKLGSIPKLLGNKRRASDVERTTSENKRTRSSSSTDSITISITDKDVLIEMRCSWRQCVLIQVMEALTQLNLDSQSVQSSNTDGILSLSINAKSKGVKGASAGAIKQALQRIIRK, from the exons ATGGCTGCTACTGCAGATCAAAAGGGTTTTCCAGATAATCTCGGAAAGCAGCTTGCTCTTGCAGTTAGAAGCACCCAGTGGAGCTATGCAATTTTTTGGTCTTTTTCTGCTAAACAATCTGG GGCGTTGGGGTGGACTGAGGGATACTACAATGGAGATATCAAGACTAGGAAAACAGTTCAAGCTGTTGAGCTGAACTCGGATCCATTGGGATTGCAGAGAACTGATCAGCTAAGGGAATTGTTTGAATCTCTTTCATTAGGTGAAAGCAGCCCACAACCTAAGAGACCAACTGCTGCATTATCCCCTGAAGATCTCACGGACACAGAGTGGTATTTTCTGGTGTGTATGTCCTTCGTCTTCAATGTCGGCCAAGG GTTGCCTGGAAGGTCGTATGCAGAGAATGAGACGATCTGGCTGCGCAATGCTCATCTTGCAGACACGAAACTCTTCTCTCGTTCTTTGCTTGCTAAG AGTGCATCTCTTCAG ACAGTAGTGTGCTTTCCGCATTTGGGAGGTGTGGTTGAGCTGGGAACAACTGAACTT GTTCGAGAGGATCGGAGTCTGATTCAGCATATAAAAACTTCGTTCTTGGGGAGCTCTTCAGATACTGTCATAAATCCGAGCCAAGACCTCGTCTATCAAGTGCTCGACCAGTCTAATATCCCTGAAAACAATCTTGATGAAGTGGAAGTTTATTCTCCCGACACCAGATCGGATGAATTCGCAGACAATGTCCTAATAGGGGGATCGAGTCTAGCAGATGGTGCTGATGGGGAGGCGTCTCAGTTGCAGAGTTGGCAGTGCAAGGACACCGCTGTCGGTAATGGCACAAACAATGCCACAAGCTCTAGCGACAGCGTTTCTCAATCTCATGGGAATCCAGAGGAGAAAGTCCGAGAATTCGAGGGAAAGAAAGCTAGCACTGCTAACTGTGTGCCCGTCAGTGAAGAATCCAACCGGCAGACGTCACCTAACTTCAACGGTGGTGTTGGTGGTGGTGATGTTCATTACCAAAGTGTGCTCTCAAGCCTTTTGAAGAGCTCCCACCAACTGATTTTGGGGCCTTACAGAAACGGTTTAAAAGAGTCGAGCTTCATCAGTTGGAAAGACAGAAAATCGACCCCTTGGTTGTCCCAGAGCACGTCGCCACAGAGGCTACTGAAGCAAGTAGTCTTTGGAGTAGCTAGAATGCATGAAAATGCCAAGATTGAATCTGCCAAAAACAAGGACATGTGTGTTGACCATTCTGGTCAGCAAGAAGGCGAAGAAGTCGACAGAAACCACGTCCTATCCGAAAGGAAACGGAGAGAGAAGATAAGCGAGAGATTCACCATTCTTGGATCACTAGTTCCATCAGGTGGCAAG GCTGATAAAGTTTCAGTACTTGATCACACAATAGAGTATCTGAGAGAACTGGAGAGGAAGGTGCAGGATCTGGAAGCGTACAAGGAGGCAATGGAACGAGAGTCGACCACACAGAGCAAGGCTCACGATGCCATGGAGAGGACTTCAGACAACTATGGAAACAGCAAGCTTGGAAGCATCCCGAAGCTACTCGGGAACAAGAGGAGAGCTAGTGATGTGGAGAGAACCACATCTGAAAATAAGAGGACTCGGTCGAGCTCATCAACAGACAGCATAACCATCAGCATCACAGACAAGGATGTGCTGATTGAGATGAGATGTTCTTGGAGACAGTGTGTATTAATTCAAGTTATGGAAGCTTTGACACAACTGAATCTGGACTCACAATCTGTTCAATCTTCCAACACTGATGGAATTTTATCCCTCTCGATCAATGCCAAG AGCAAGGGAGTGAAAGGTGCATCAGCTGGTGCAATCAAACAAGCTCTTCAAAGAATTATCAGAAAATAG
- the LOC121769376 gene encoding UDP-N-acetylmuramoyl-L-alanyl-D-glutamate--2,6-diaminopimelate ligase MurE homolog, chloroplastic-like produces MPLSFLSLPPFPPPPLLSYSSKLRPTAFSLLLKPPLLPASTPISALGPDGKFYPTPSDEDPPEAPEDSMHGVNKFQQIQRQAARARKLQEEQYKKDQPTFLKALEETEDIPDSVIDADTGDDPFGEVDKAIALKRREFIKQGLIKPSSKKKPEPEAEIDVADELEPEEVVDLEEIEELHGLTEISGDESDEGIVDKSDLEVSEAELSSSFDFNFDEFGKTKPRIVDPKFKMSLAELLDESKVVPISVYGNLEVEIIGISHDSRVVESGDLFVCCVGTKTDGHLYLSEADKRGAVAVVASKEIDIEATLGCKALVLVEDTNVVLAALAASFFRHPSRSMSVIGVTGTNGKTTTSHLIKSMYEAMGLRTGMLSTVGYYIHGDTKLESSKTTPDAVLVQKLVAKMVHNGTEALVMEASSHGLALGRCDEIDFDIAVFTNLTRDHLDFHGTEEEYREAKVKLFQRMVDPSRHRKIVNIDDPNAMFFVAQGNPDVPVVTYAMENKNADVHPLKFELSLFETQVLVNTPQGILEISSGLLGRHNIYNILAAVAVGIAVGAPLVDIVRGIEEVDAVPGRCELIDEEQAFGVIVDYAHTPDALSRLLDYVRELNPRRIITVCGCAGESDRGKRPMMTKIATEKSDITILTSDNPKNEDPLDILDDMLAGVGWTMQDYLKHGQNDYYPPLPNGHRLFLHDIRRVAVRCAVAMGEEGDMVVVAGKGHETYQIEGEKKEFFDDREECREALQYVDELHQAGIDTSEFPWRLPESH; encoded by the exons ATGCCCTTATCTTTCCTCTCGCttccgccattccctccaccgcCACTTCTCTCTTACTCCTCTAAGCTCAGACCCACCGCATTCAGCCTTCTCCTCAAGCCGCCCCTTCTCCCTGCCTCCACTCCCATCTCCGCCCTCGGCCCCGACGGCAAATTCTACCCAACCCCTTCCGATGAGGACCCTCCCGAAGCCCCTGAAGACTCCATGCACGGCGTCAACAAATTCCAGCAAATCCAGCGCCAGGCCGCCCGCGCCCGCAAGCTCCAGGAAGAGCAGTACAAGAAGGACCAGCCTACATTCCTCAAGGCGCTCGAGGAAACCGAGGACATTCCCGATTCAGTTATCGATGCCGACACTGGAGATGATCCCTTCGGCGAAGTTGACAAGGCGATTGCTTTGAAACGCCGCGAATTTATCAAGCAAGGGTTAATTAAGCCGAGCTCGAAGAAGAAGCCCGAGCCGGAAGCTGAAATTGACGTTGCTGATGAATTGGAGCCTGAAGAGGTTGTCGATTTGGAGGAAATTGAGGAGCTGCACGGGCTGACTGAGATCTCAGGTGATGAGAGCGATGAAGGGATTGTGGACAAGTCTGATCTCGAGGTGAGTGAAGCTGAATTATCGAGCTCCTTCgatttcaattttgatgaaTTTGGGAAAACTAAACCTAGAATCGTGGATCCTAAGTTTAAAATGAGTTTAGCTGAGCTGTTAGATGAGAGTAAAGTTGTTCCTATTTCGGTTTATGGGAACCTAGAGGTGGAAATCATTGGGATTTCGCATGATTCTCGTGTCGTTGAAAGTGGTGATTTGTTTGTGTGCTGTGTGGGGACGAAGACTGATGGGCATTTGTATTTATCGGAGGCAGATAAGAGAGGCGCTGTCGCGGTTGTGGCGAGTAAGGAGATAGATATAGAGGCTACATTGGGGTGTAAGGCTTTGGTTCTTGTAGAGGACACCAATGTTGTTCTTGCTGCGTTGGCAGCTTCGTTTTTTAGGCATCCGTCTAGGAGCATGTCGGTCATTGGTGTCACGGGGACAAATGGTAAGACGACAACTTCTCATTTGATAAAGTCGATGTATGAGGCAATGGGGTTGAGGACAGGTATGCTTAGCACGGTGGGGTATTACATTCACGGGGATACCAAGCTGGAGTCGAGTAAGACTACTCCCGATGCAGTTTTGGTGCAGAAGCTGGTGGCCAAGATGGTGCATAATGGTACCGAGGCATTGGTGATGGAGGCCTCTTCTCACGGGCTGGCGTTAGGGAGGTGTGATGAGATTGACTTTGATATTGCGGTTTTCACAAATTTGACTAGGGATCATTTGGACTTCCACGGGACGGAGGAGGAGTATAGGGAAGCTAAGGTTAAGCTTTTCCAGAGGATGGTAGATCCATCACGCCACCGGAAGATTGTGAACATTGATGACCCAAATGCAATGTTTTTTGTTGCACAGGGTAATCCTGATGTACCCGTTGTGACCTATGCAATGGAAAATAAGAACGCAGATGTGCATCCTTTGAAATTTGAGTTATCTTTGTTTGAGACTCAGGTTTTAGTGAATACACCTCAAGGTATATTGGAGATCTCATCAGGGCTGCTTGGGAGGCATAATATATACAACATTCTTGCAGCTGTAGCCGTTGGAATTGCAGTTGGGGCACCTTTGGTGGACATTGTCAGAGGAATTGAAGAGGTCGATGCAGTGCCAGGCAGGTGTGAGTTGATAGATGAGGAACAGGCTTTTGGGGTTATTGTGGACTATGCCCATACTCCAGATGCATTATCAAGGCTCCTTGATTACGTGAGAGAGCTTAACCCTAGGAGAATTATAACTG TGTGTGGGTGTGCTGGTGAAAGTGACAGAGGGAAGAGGCCAATGATGACAAAGATAGCCACAGAAAAAAGTGATATTACTATCTTGACATCAGACAATCCAAAAAATGAAGATCCTT TGGACATCTTGGATGATATGCTGGCTGGAGTAGGTTGGACCATGCAAGATTACTTGAAACATGGACAGAATGATTACTATCCGCCTCTTCCTAATGGACATAGACTATTTTTACATGATATTAGACGGGTAGCTGTACGATGTGCTGTAGCCATGGGCGAGGAAGGTGACATGGTT GTGGTGGCTGGTAAAGGCCACGAAACATATCAAATAGAAGGCGAAAAGAAGGAGTTCTTTGATGATCGGGAGGAATGCCGAGAAGCATTACAGTATGTAGATGAGCTTCACCAAGCTGGAATCGATACAAGTGAATTTCCATGGAG GTTGCCAGAGAGTCATTAG